In one Mycoplasmopsis canis PG 14 genomic region, the following are encoded:
- a CDS encoding DUF2130 domain-containing protein, with the protein MKKILIKIKNLDEMEFELLENAQPGDFISLKEILDAGSKEITSYISKASNIISRAKEEEIYNRAQEHFSKKVTESKEYNDLIIKFESEKNKLLEKHQSLLKEEIEKNTKLLSTKFNTDLNEALRKERELIATQKELEFKDIQNKIKIQAELLSRKDKEFDEKVSLLKKENDENQKIFNLNKQLEMQEEISKFKTEINIWKAQVSNHKQEKEMALLSLRKELEDKINMLNANSLYKDEKIKFLEEEKNNKDNIINDKVAEINKLNGQLIEARSKSSWKNNNIKTIGNEFEDHLLNMLEDAFSMDTSIRFNKATQAINGRMPDIVIEFLDKKNEDNVIGKLVIEAKAKLTEDGSKKNEEFYDKLAKDVKNYGANFGILVTELNPDESIFINFARNYNNIFVVRDVTFISLVKMLRMLFEKETEISYKEMNFKQKERIIKEFEEFFDKNIRENFERLQERLSDISKFADTIKLESEKIKDKIRNIEENTIKKIDKAFQEKFYKQSFLLDVNQVAQNQIGNIKDISEEVTEE; encoded by the coding sequence ATGAAAAAAATACTCATAAAAATTAAAAATTTAGATGAAATGGAATTTGAACTTCTTGAAAATGCGCAACCTGGTGATTTTATTTCATTAAAAGAAATTTTAGATGCTGGTTCAAAAGAAATAACTAGTTATATATCTAAAGCTTCAAATATTATTTCAAGAGCCAAAGAAGAAGAAATATATAATAGAGCACAAGAGCACTTTTCAAAAAAAGTTACTGAATCAAAAGAATATAATGATTTAATCATTAAATTTGAATCAGAAAAAAATAAGTTATTAGAAAAGCATCAATCTTTATTAAAAGAAGAAATTGAAAAAAATACAAAATTATTATCAACAAAGTTCAATACAGATTTAAATGAAGCTTTAAGAAAAGAAAGAGAACTTATAGCTACTCAAAAAGAACTCGAATTTAAAGATATTCAAAACAAGATAAAAATTCAAGCAGAATTACTTTCTCGCAAAGATAAAGAATTTGATGAAAAAGTTTCTTTATTAAAAAAGGAAAATGATGAGAATCAAAAAATATTTAATTTAAATAAACAACTCGAAATGCAAGAAGAAATTTCAAAGTTTAAAACAGAAATAAATATATGAAAAGCTCAAGTTTCAAATCATAAACAAGAAAAAGAAATGGCTCTTTTATCTCTTCGTAAAGAGCTTGAAGATAAAATAAATATGTTAAATGCAAATTCATTATACAAAGATGAAAAAATAAAATTCCTCGAGGAAGAAAAAAATAATAAAGATAATATTATTAATGATAAAGTTGCAGAAATTAACAAATTAAATGGACAATTAATTGAAGCAAGATCAAAATCAAGTTGGAAAAACAATAATATTAAGACAATCGGTAACGAATTTGAAGATCATTTATTAAATATGCTTGAAGATGCTTTTAGTATGGATACAAGTATTAGATTTAATAAAGCAACACAAGCAATAAATGGTAGAATGCCGGATATTGTTATAGAGTTTCTAGATAAAAAAAATGAAGATAACGTAATCGGGAAACTAGTGATAGAAGCAAAGGCAAAATTAACGGAAGACGGTTCAAAGAAAAATGAGGAATTTTATGACAAATTAGCCAAAGATGTCAAAAATTACGGTGCTAATTTTGGAATATTGGTTACAGAATTGAACCCTGATGAGTCTATATTCATAAATTTTGCAAGAAACTATAATAATATTTTTGTTGTTAGAGATGTAACATTTATTTCTTTAGTTAAAATGTTAAGAATGCTTTTTGAAAAAGAAACTGAAATTTCGTATAAAGAAATGAATTTTAAACAAAAAGAAAGAATAATAAAAGAGTTTGAAGAATTCTTTGATAAAAACATTAGAGAAAATTTTGAAAGACTACAAGAAAGATTATCAGATATTTCTAAATTTGCGGATACAATCAAGCTAGAGTCAGAAAAAATTAAAGACAAAATTAGAAATATAGAAGAAAATACAATTAAAAAAATTGATAAAGCTTTCCAAGAAAAATTTTATAAACAAAGCTTTTTGCTTGATGTTAATCAAGTAGCACAAAATCAAATCGGAAATATTAAAGATATTTCTGAAGAAGTAACTGAAGAATAA
- a CDS encoding phosphopentomutase, with protein MAKFKRIFMIVTDGLGIGPDRDQKAFGDHGANTIRSASMVEEFKIDNWKKLGIGNITDLNGNYHVSKPAAYMAKVQEVSNAKDTLAGHWEMMGIKTLVPFPTFTENGFPQELIDALSKAWDGRPIVGNKSSSGTDIINELAHEEKERGAIIVYTSNDSVLQICAHEEWTGLDNLYRYAKAAREICSSRPEWNVGRIIARPYIGDFGNFTRTFNRHDYANKPQEMILNRLQEKGVEVISIGKINDIFVGQGITTHFPSEGDANGMDITIDLATKGGENKFIFTNLVQFDSHYGHRRNVRGYASNIASLDDKIGKLINAMNEDDLLIMTSDHGNDPLYPGFNHTREFLPATIYSKSFKNPKVLPNFEGLGTLGNIVARNFGVDIVSETGDDIFDQLV; from the coding sequence ATGGCAAAATTTAAAAGAATTTTTATGATTGTAACAGATGGATTGGGTATTGGTCCTGATAGAGATCAAAAAGCTTTTGGTGACCATGGTGCAAATACTATTAGATCTGCTTCAATGGTTGAAGAATTTAAAATTGATAATTGAAAGAAATTGGGAATTGGCAATATAACTGATTTAAATGGTAACTATCATGTTTCAAAACCTGCTGCATATATGGCTAAAGTCCAAGAAGTATCAAACGCTAAAGATACACTTGCAGGGCACTGAGAAATGATGGGTATTAAAACACTTGTTCCTTTTCCTACTTTTACTGAAAATGGATTTCCACAAGAATTAATTGATGCATTATCAAAGGCTTGAGATGGTAGACCTATTGTTGGTAATAAATCATCTTCTGGTACAGACATTATTAATGAATTGGCTCACGAAGAAAAAGAACGTGGCGCAATTATAGTTTATACTTCAAATGACTCTGTTTTACAAATTTGTGCACATGAAGAATGAACAGGTCTTGACAATTTATATAGATATGCAAAAGCTGCACGTGAAATTTGTTCATCACGTCCTGAATGAAATGTTGGTCGTATTATTGCTCGTCCATATATTGGTGATTTTGGTAATTTTACAAGAACATTTAATCGTCATGACTATGCTAACAAACCACAAGAAATGATTTTAAATCGTCTTCAAGAAAAAGGCGTTGAAGTTATTTCAATTGGAAAAATTAATGATATTTTTGTTGGGCAAGGTATAACAACTCATTTCCCAAGTGAAGGTGATGCAAACGGAATGGACATTACTATTGATTTAGCAACAAAAGGTGGTGAAAATAAATTTATTTTTACCAACTTAGTTCAATTTGATTCTCATTATGGACATAGAAGAAATGTTAGAGGTTACGCTTCTAATATAGCTAGTTTAGATGATAAAATTGGTAAGTTGATTAATGCAATGAATGAAGATGACTTATTAATTATGACATCAGATCATGGTAATGACCCATTATACCCTGGATTTAATCACACAAGAGAATTTTTACCAGCAACTATTTACTCAAAATCATTTAAAAATCCAAAAGTGCTTCCAAATTTCGAAGGATTAGGTACTTTAGGAAATATTGTTGCTAGAAACTTTGGTGTTGATATTGTTTCTGAAACAGGTGATGATATTTTTGATCAACTAGTTTAA
- the rlmB gene encoding 23S rRNA (guanosine(2251)-2'-O)-methyltransferase RlmB, protein MRELIVCGKNSVLDAVKNNLGVKKIIISNKENIKLFDNSRLQIEIQDVSFLNKLTKENHQGFIAIMNDIVYRDIEYLIKNKPEIVLMLDKIQDPHNLGAIIRTANATGVTNIVLPKENSASINATSLKVSSGGFVGINFYRVNSLSATITKLKKAGYWSYATALDKEAVSLAHVNYNKPSIIVVGNEGDGVSKSVLSVCDSKIYIPQKGTVQSMNVSVATGIVLFDFLRKNEE, encoded by the coding sequence ATGAGAGAATTAATTGTGTGCGGGAAAAATTCTGTTTTAGATGCTGTAAAAAATAATTTAGGAGTTAAAAAAATAATTATTTCAAACAAAGAGAATATTAAATTATTTGATAATTCAAGATTGCAAATAGAAATTCAAGATGTTAGCTTTTTGAATAAACTGACAAAAGAAAATCATCAAGGGTTTATAGCGATAATGAACGATATTGTTTATAGAGATATTGAGTACTTGATAAAAAATAAACCTGAAATTGTTTTAATGTTAGATAAAATACAAGATCCACATAATTTAGGAGCAATAATAAGAACAGCTAATGCAACAGGTGTGACAAATATTGTGCTCCCTAAAGAAAATTCTGCATCTATTAATGCTACTTCGCTGAAAGTCTCTTCAGGCGGTTTTGTAGGAATTAATTTTTATAGAGTGAATAGTTTATCGGCAACAATAACCAAACTAAAAAAAGCGGGATATTGAAGTTACGCAACAGCATTGGATAAAGAAGCTGTTTCTCTTGCACATGTTAATTATAATAAGCCATCAATTATTGTTGTTGGTAATGAAGGAGATGGAGTTTCTAAAAGCGTTTTATCTGTTTGCGATTCTAAAATATATATTCCACAAAAAGGAACTGTGCAATCTATGAATGTTTCTGTAGCCACAGGTATTGTGCTTTTTGATTTTTTAAGAAAAAATGAAGAATAA
- a CDS encoding cysteine--tRNA ligase, which translates to MLKIYVCGPTVYNYVHIGNLRPIITYDLMLKAARSLKIDFKFIHNITDIDDKIINQAMLENTSEEMIAKKYSEDYFDLLKKFNVDTVSSFEFVTQNLNEMNSLVKKMVLNEDAYVIDGNVWFNINKNKKNYGAVSGQNIDSMAYEDKTLNKKHPADFALWKKTELGIRYDSDFGLGRPGWHTECVAMIYKHFGNEGVDIHGGGMDLTFPHHENENIQFYSVANKNLAKKWIRTGQINLNNIKMSKSLQNVILGRDFIEKYTPDYLKMAILLNGVTSIINIDENLLNNIEVIFKKIKKIFFIKELEFFQNNEMNTELFKSTMNNIYELKFSDFNKSINDLIKEINQNKDPILVNTLIKIFNTLGFDFDKFDYLKYIGIYKEWQTLVGDKNYEKADLLRAILQNEKLL; encoded by the coding sequence ATGTTAAAAATTTATGTATGTGGGCCAACTGTTTATAATTACGTTCATATTGGTAATTTAAGACCAATAATAACTTATGATTTGATGCTTAAAGCTGCAAGATCCTTAAAAATTGATTTTAAATTCATTCACAATATAACGGATATTGATGATAAGATAATTAATCAAGCAATGCTTGAAAATACTTCTGAGGAGATGATTGCAAAAAAATACTCAGAAGATTATTTTGATCTTTTAAAAAAATTTAATGTAGATACAGTTTCATCATTTGAATTCGTTACTCAAAATTTAAATGAGATGAATTCTTTAGTAAAAAAAATGGTTTTAAATGAAGATGCTTATGTTATTGATGGCAATGTTTGATTTAATATAAATAAAAATAAAAAGAATTATGGTGCTGTATCAGGACAAAATATAGATAGTATGGCATATGAAGATAAGACCTTGAATAAAAAACATCCGGCTGATTTTGCTTTATGAAAAAAAACTGAATTAGGGATTAGATACGATTCTGACTTTGGTTTAGGTAGGCCAGGTTGACACACCGAATGTGTAGCTATGATTTACAAACATTTTGGTAATGAAGGTGTTGATATTCATGGTGGTGGTATGGATCTAACTTTTCCTCATCATGAAAACGAAAACATACAGTTTTATAGTGTTGCAAATAAGAATTTAGCGAAGAAATGAATTAGAACTGGTCAAATTAACTTAAATAACATAAAGATGTCTAAATCATTACAAAATGTTATCTTAGGAAGAGATTTTATAGAGAAATATACGCCAGATTACTTAAAAATGGCTATTCTTTTAAATGGTGTGACATCAATAATTAATATTGATGAAAATTTATTAAATAACATTGAAGTAATTTTTAAAAAAATTAAGAAAATATTTTTCATTAAAGAATTAGAGTTTTTTCAAAATAATGAAATGAATACAGAATTATTTAAGAGTACTATGAATAACATTTATGAACTTAAATTTTCTGACTTTAACAAAAGTATAAACGACTTAATTAAAGAAATTAATCAAAATAAAGATCCTATTTTAGTAAATACTCTAATTAAGATTTTTAACACTTTAGGTTTTGATTTTGATAAGTTTGATTATTTAAAATACATAGGCATTTATAAAGAGTGACAAACTCTTGTCGGCGATAAAAATTATGAAAAAGCCGATTTACTAAGAGCGATTTTACAAAACGAAAAACTATTATAG
- the argS gene encoding arginine--tRNA ligase has protein sequence MNLKQKIKSILIDSIEEIKKENYFDDNFETKDLNFLLSEPNIPENKNENAINFDFSSNIAFILKKYKKSSPIDIANKIKEKLEKNDAFKFISVSAPGFLNFVINNNLFSNVLKQIITEGNEYGSNFVETKKINVEFVSANPTGFLHVGHVRGAVFGDSLIRILRHAGYNVEAEYYVNDAGNQINILADSIIIRYKELFGINEEMPEDSYKGTDIIWAANKIKEKFGDYFLTNFNEKKEELKTVATEILLNKIKDDLGKINVSFDTFSSEKKLTENNLIEPVLEKLKKHTFTKDGALFLNTTKFGDDKDRVLVKSDGAYTYLTPDIAYHETKLQKCDALINIWGADHSGYIDRMRIAIESLGYDSKNLQFLVIQLVRLIKNGEEFKMSKRAGTSVTLADLLDNTSSDAIRFMMLTREINTKYDFNIDDANSKDASNPVFNVQYSHARTVSLLKNLKPYKLLENFEITNKAKKVILSLDEFPNLLESIVTTSKVNLLSQYLLNLSNLFNSFYAETKLKDHEYEEYYSAMVLAVQTIFKIGLNLIGVSAPEVM, from the coding sequence ATGAACTTAAAACAAAAAATTAAAAGTATATTAATAGATTCAATTGAAGAAATTAAAAAAGAAAATTATTTTGATGATAATTTTGAAACAAAGGATTTAAACTTTCTTTTATCTGAACCAAATATACCTGAGAATAAAAACGAAAATGCGATTAATTTTGATTTTTCATCAAATATAGCTTTTATTTTAAAAAAATACAAAAAATCTTCACCTATAGATATTGCTAATAAAATAAAAGAAAAACTAGAAAAAAATGATGCATTCAAATTTATTTCAGTTAGTGCGCCAGGTTTTTTAAATTTTGTTATTAACAATAATTTATTTTCAAATGTACTGAAACAAATAATTACCGAAGGGAATGAATATGGTTCAAATTTTGTTGAAACCAAAAAAATAAATGTTGAATTCGTTTCGGCTAATCCTACTGGTTTTTTACATGTTGGACATGTTAGAGGTGCTGTATTCGGAGATTCTTTAATAAGGATTTTAAGACATGCAGGATACAATGTTGAAGCTGAATATTATGTAAATGACGCAGGAAATCAAATAAATATATTAGCGGATTCTATAATCATTAGATATAAAGAATTATTTGGTATTAATGAAGAAATGCCTGAAGATTCATATAAAGGAACTGATATCATTTGAGCTGCCAACAAAATTAAAGAAAAATTCGGAGACTACTTTTTAACAAACTTTAATGAGAAAAAGGAAGAACTAAAAACTGTTGCAACCGAAATATTACTAAACAAAATAAAAGACGATTTAGGAAAAATAAATGTTTCGTTTGATACATTCTCAAGCGAAAAAAAATTAACCGAAAACAACTTGATTGAACCTGTGTTGGAAAAACTTAAGAAACATACATTCACTAAGGATGGGGCACTATTTCTTAACACCACAAAATTCGGGGATGATAAAGATAGAGTTCTAGTAAAAAGTGATGGCGCTTATACTTATTTAACGCCTGATATAGCGTATCACGAAACTAAACTGCAAAAATGCGATGCGCTAATTAATATTTGAGGAGCAGATCATTCAGGATATATTGATAGAATGAGAATAGCAATTGAATCACTTGGATATGATTCAAAAAATCTACAATTTCTTGTAATTCAACTCGTTAGATTAATTAAAAACGGGGAAGAATTTAAAATGTCAAAAAGAGCTGGTACAAGCGTAACATTGGCAGACTTACTAGATAATACTTCATCAGATGCAATAAGATTCATGATGTTAACACGTGAAATTAATACTAAATATGATTTTAATATTGATGATGCCAATTCGAAAGATGCAAGCAATCCAGTATTTAATGTTCAATACTCACACGCAAGAACAGTTTCCTTACTAAAAAACCTAAAACCTTATAAACTCTTAGAAAATTTTGAAATAACTAATAAAGCTAAGAAAGTAATTTTATCATTAGATGAATTCCCTAATTTATTAGAATCAATCGTAACAACTTCTAAGGTAAATTTATTAAGTCAATACTTATTAAATCTTTCAAATTTATTCAATAGTTTTTACGCTGAAACAAAATTAAAAGATCATGAATACGAAGAATACTACTCTGCAATGGTATTAGCTGTCCAAACAATATTTAAAATCGGACTAAATTTAATAGGCGTTAGTGCGCCAGAAGTTATGTAA
- the rpoE gene encoding DNA-directed RNA polymerase subunit delta, translating to MKNTTMLEVASEFILNEPNRSFTFDEIFQKVENELKDIWVKRFLIPGEDESYEKIREKRMGELYRLLTVDKKFFRNEDGTWSSKYKN from the coding sequence ATGAAAAATACAACAATGCTAGAAGTAGCAAGTGAATTTATTTTAAATGAACCAAATAGGTCATTTACTTTTGATGAAATTTTTCAAAAAGTTGAAAATGAATTAAAAGATATTTGAGTAAAAAGATTCTTAATCCCTGGTGAAGATGAATCTTATGAAAAAATTAGAGAAAAAAGAATGGGAGAACTTTACCGTCTATTAACTGTTGATAAAAAGTTTTTTAGAAACGAAGACGGAACTTGAAGTTCTAAATATAAAAATTAG
- the fba gene encoding class II fructose-1,6-bisphosphate aldolase — translation MALVNAKEILKKAKAGKYAVPHININNLEWAKAALLTAEKEKSPIIIATSEGAIKYMGGFNVVSGMVLGLINDLNITVPVALHLDHGSYEGAKKAIETDGYTSLMFDGSHFPFEENYTKTRELVELANAKNMSFEAEVGTIGGEEDGIVGNGEFADPEEAKKIASLGIDVLAAGIGNIHGPYPASWKSLNFEKLQEISAAAGIGIVLHGGSGIPTEQIKKAISLGVTKINVNTELQQSNHKALREFIISGKDLEGKNFDPRKLYKPGFEAMCETVKEKIHEFGSNNKA, via the coding sequence ATGGCATTAGTAAACGCAAAAGAAATATTAAAAAAAGCAAAAGCAGGAAAATACGCTGTTCCTCACATTAATATCAATAACTTAGAATGAGCAAAAGCTGCATTATTAACAGCAGAAAAAGAAAAATCACCAATTATTATTGCAACTAGTGAAGGTGCAATTAAATATATGGGAGGATTCAATGTTGTTAGTGGTATGGTTTTAGGTTTAATAAACGACTTAAATATTACTGTACCAGTTGCGCTTCACCTTGACCACGGTTCATACGAAGGGGCTAAAAAAGCAATTGAAACAGATGGTTATACATCATTAATGTTTGACGGTTCACATTTTCCTTTCGAAGAAAATTACACAAAAACAAGAGAATTAGTAGAATTAGCAAACGCAAAGAACATGTCATTTGAAGCTGAAGTTGGTACAATCGGTGGTGAAGAAGATGGTATCGTTGGCAATGGGGAATTCGCTGACCCTGAAGAAGCTAAGAAAATTGCAAGTTTAGGAATCGATGTTCTTGCAGCAGGAATTGGAAATATTCACGGCCCATACCCAGCTAGTTGAAAATCATTAAATTTTGAAAAATTACAAGAAATTTCAGCAGCTGCCGGAATTGGAATTGTTTTACATGGTGGAAGCGGAATTCCTACAGAACAAATTAAAAAAGCTATTAGTCTTGGTGTAACTAAAATTAACGTTAATACAGAATTACAACAATCAAACCACAAGGCTCTTAGAGAATTCATAATAAGTGGTAAAGACTTAGAAGGAAAAAACTTTGACCCTCGTAAATTATATAAACCAGGTTTTGAAGCTATGTGCGAAACAGTTAAAGAAAAAATTCATGAATTTGGTTCAAATAATAAAGCATAA
- a CDS encoding thermonuclease family protein: protein MLNFKKILSFCFFVTIIFLNTSCSYLNSNNISLIKVIKVIDGDTIKVLNKDNNLEIIRLYGIDAPETLKERYNEDSLAPKENFYAQISKKYLLNKIKEANFKLYVKKITYDKYRRSVSILFTDKSFKESLNIKMIKEGLARVAFIQGENPKKPYYTTTDYQFNFYKKLIENERVAKVLNKGFWKYSENLIFFKKL from the coding sequence ATGTTAAATTTTAAAAAAATATTGAGTTTTTGCTTTTTTGTAACAATAATATTCTTAAATACTTCATGTTCATATTTAAATTCTAATAATATAAGTTTAATTAAAGTTATAAAGGTAATTGATGGTGATACAATTAAAGTTTTAAATAAAGATAATAATCTTGAAATAATTAGGCTTTATGGAATTGATGCTCCTGAAACATTAAAGGAAAGATATAATGAGGATTCATTGGCACCAAAAGAAAATTTTTATGCACAAATTTCTAAAAAATATCTTTTAAATAAAATTAAAGAAGCAAATTTTAAACTTTATGTCAAAAAAATTACTTATGACAAATATAGACGATCAGTATCAATTTTATTTACTGATAAAAGTTTTAAAGAATCCTTAAATATAAAAATGATCAAAGAAGGACTTGCAAGAGTAGCCTTTATCCAAGGTGAAAACCCAAAGAAGCCATACTATACAACAACTGATTATCAATTTAATTTTTATAAAAAATTAATAGAAAATGAAAGAGTTGCAAAAGTTCTAAATAAAGGATTTTGAAAGTATTCCGAAAATTTAATTTTCTTTAAAAAACTTTAA
- a CDS encoding DNA topoisomerase subunit B — MSEKQHSYDASNITFLEGLEHVRKRPGMYIGSTSKSGLHHMVWEIVDNSVDEAMAGFANKIEITITENNEIIVEDNGRGIPVGTHAKFGISALEVVLTKLNAGGKFESDAYKVSGGLHGVGASVVNALSQSMKAWVKRDGNIYHAEFHNGGKTLKSTEIIGSYTEGGSGTKIQFLPDYTIMEKMPFDKELIADHAKQIAYLNKGLFVSVRDLRDNTYSEFKYENGIVDYVTELNKGSLPINNIIYASGNYSYKHDITGKDVVIGVEVAAQYLNDFYRSNLITYTNNISTHEGGTHLTGFYDAIMRLVNNYAIEKSFIKNENDKFTRDDLIEGLVAVISIKHPEPQFEGQTKGKLGSKDARKAVNEVYSEIFERFLNENPEVAKKIIEKAISARRSRIASNAARDNERKKLPFESGSMPGKLAPCSSKNAEICELFIVEGQSAGGSAKMGRDKVFQAILPLKGKILNTEKAKRDKIFMNEEIMSLINAMGAGLEESFNINKLRYHKIIIMTDADVDGAHIRTLLLTFFYRYFKPLIEYGFIYIAQPPLYKIQQNKNVLYAFNEKEKDEILSNLNPNTKITIQRYKGLGEMDAQQLKETTMMPEKRKMLQVQIEDAYRADRIFETLMGDNVEPRKEFISNNAKYVKNIDL, encoded by the coding sequence ATGTCAGAAAAACAACACAGCTATGATGCATCTAATATTACTTTTTTAGAAGGATTAGAACACGTTAGAAAACGTCCTGGAATGTACATTGGTTCTACATCAAAATCAGGATTGCATCACATGGTCTGAGAAATTGTGGATAACTCAGTGGATGAAGCAATGGCAGGTTTTGCAAATAAAATAGAAATAACAATAACAGAAAATAATGAAATCATTGTAGAAGATAATGGTAGAGGTATTCCTGTTGGAACACACGCTAAATTTGGTATTAGTGCACTTGAAGTTGTATTAACTAAATTAAATGCAGGTGGTAAATTTGAATCCGATGCTTATAAAGTTAGTGGTGGTTTACACGGGGTTGGTGCTAGTGTTGTAAACGCTTTAAGCCAATCAATGAAAGCTTGAGTAAAAAGAGATGGTAATATTTATCACGCTGAATTCCATAACGGTGGTAAAACATTAAAATCAACGGAAATTATAGGATCATACACAGAGGGTGGATCAGGTACAAAAATTCAATTTTTACCAGATTATACAATAATGGAAAAAATGCCGTTTGATAAGGAATTAATTGCCGACCATGCTAAACAAATAGCTTACCTTAACAAAGGTTTATTTGTTAGCGTAAGAGACTTAAGAGATAATACATATAGTGAATTTAAATACGAAAATGGTATTGTAGACTATGTAACAGAATTGAATAAAGGATCTTTACCAATCAATAACATTATTTATGCAAGTGGAAATTACTCTTACAAGCATGACATAACAGGGAAAGATGTTGTTATTGGTGTTGAAGTCGCAGCACAGTATCTAAATGACTTTTATAGATCGAACTTAATCACTTACACAAACAACATATCGACACATGAAGGTGGAACACACCTAACTGGATTTTATGACGCAATAATGCGTTTAGTTAATAATTATGCAATTGAAAAAAGTTTTATAAAAAATGAAAATGATAAATTCACTAGAGATGACTTAATTGAGGGTTTAGTTGCTGTTATTTCTATTAAACACCCTGAACCACAATTTGAAGGACAAACAAAAGGAAAATTAGGTTCTAAAGACGCAAGAAAGGCTGTTAATGAAGTTTATTCAGAAATATTTGAAAGATTTCTTAACGAAAACCCTGAAGTAGCTAAAAAGATTATAGAAAAAGCTATTTCAGCAAGAAGAAGTAGAATAGCATCAAACGCAGCAAGAGATAATGAACGCAAGAAACTACCTTTTGAAAGTGGATCAATGCCCGGAAAATTAGCTCCTTGTTCATCAAAAAATGCTGAAATTTGTGAGTTATTTATAGTTGAAGGGCAATCAGCTGGTGGTTCAGCTAAAATGGGGAGAGATAAAGTCTTTCAAGCTATTTTGCCTTTAAAAGGAAAAATTTTAAATACCGAAAAAGCAAAACGTGATAAGATCTTTATGAATGAAGAAATAATGTCTCTAATTAACGCTATGGGTGCTGGTTTAGAAGAGTCATTCAATATTAATAAATTAAGATATCATAAAATTATTATAATGACTGATGCTGACGTTGATGGAGCACACATTAGAACTCTTTTATTAACGTTCTTTTATAGATATTTTAAACCATTAATAGAGTATGGATTTATTTATATTGCCCAACCTCCGCTTTATAAAATTCAACAAAACAAAAATGTTTTATATGCATTCAATGAAAAAGAAAAAGATGAAATATTATCAAACCTAAATCCTAATACAAAAATAACAATACAACGTTATAAAGGGCTTGGTGAAATGGATGCACAACAATTAAAAGAAACAACTATGATGCCTGAAAAAAGAAAAATGTTACAGGTTCAAATAGAAGATGCATACAGGGCAGATAGAATATTCGAAACATTGATGGGTGATAACGTTGAACCAAGAAAAGAATTTATTTCAAACAACGCTAAATACGTTAAAAATATTGATTTATAA